GCGGGCGCCCGCCTCCTGCTGGATTCCTCCCCGGATTTGCGGCAGCAGGCCCTGCGGGAACATATCACGGACGTGGACGCCGTCCTTTATACGCATGCCCATGTGGATCACGTGGGAGGTTTTGATGATTTGCGCGCCTTCTGCTGGCGCCGGTCCGGCGGCCTGCCCATGTATGCTTCCCCCATGACGGTGGACGCTCTGCGGACCATGTACGGCTGGGCGTTCGTTCCCAAACCGGGGCGGAGCGGCTACGTCAGGCCGGAGCCTCATGAGGTGACGGCTCCGTTCCGTGTGGGTAACGTGCTGGCGACGCCCCTTCCGGTGCTCCATGCCGGGGTGGAGACATATGCCTATCTCCTGGAGGCGGAAGGCCGGAGCCTGGTTTACATGCCGGATGTGAAAAGCATCCCGGAACCGTCCCTGGAGAGGATGAAAGGAGTGGATCTGCTGATTATTGACGGGCTGCGTTATCATCTGCATCCCACGCACATGTGCCTGGAGGAAACGTTGGCTGCCATTGCCGCCGTCCGGCCTCGCCGCGCCGTGCTGACCCACCTGTCCCATGATATGGATTACGGGATTCTTTCCGGCAAGCTGCCGGAGAACGTCATGCCCGCGTACGACGGGCTGAGGCTGTCCCTGCCGTAATGCTCACGCTGCATGTTCATCAGGCCATGACTATTCCAGACAATTCTGACCGCCCCGGAGCGCGGATACCGTCCGAAACCAGAAACGTATTCGGCTTTTCCGTAGCCGTCAGTTCCGTGGAAGAGATGTCCGCCGCGCTGGCGGAACGCGCGCTGGAGGCGGAAGCTCCGTTTCTGGTGGCCGCGGCGGACGTCCATGTGGTGACCCGCGGCGTGCATGACCGGGACTACGGGAACATGCTGGAACGGATGGATGTGATTTGCCCGGACGGTATGCCGGTGGTGTGGAAGCTGAACAGGGGCCTTTCCCCCGGGGAAAGGGAAGCCTGCCGCGTGAGCGGGCCGGATCTGATGGAAGCGCTGGTGCGTTTGAATGTGCAGTATCCGGGCTTGCGCCATTTTTTGCTGGGCGGGGATGAAAAGCTGCTGAAAGCCCTGTCTGGGGCATTAAAGGAAAAATACCCCGGTTTTCAACTGGCCGGCGCTTATTCCCCTCCGTTCCGGCCTTGGACGGAAGAAGATCTGGCACACATGCGGAAGGCGGTCGCTTCAAGCGGGGCCAATGTGGTATGGGTGGGGCTGGGCTGCCCGAAACAGGAACGGTGGATGGCGGAGCAGAGGGAGTTGCTGCCCCCCGCGGTTTATGTGGGCGTAGGGGCGGCGTTCGCTTTTCATGCCGGTACGGTGAAACGGGCCCCGCGGTGGATGCAGAAGAACGGCCTGGAATGGCTGTACCGCATTTACCGGGAGCCGGGAAGGCTCCTCAGGCGGTACGTGAAGCACAACAGCCTGTTCGTGTGGTATGTGCTGACGGGCAGATGAAGCCGTTTTTCCGGCGCGCGTCCCGGAGCTGCGCCGCAGGGTATTTTATCCTTGTGCCGTTTTCGTGCGGTTTTATCATGATTCCGTCTGAATCTGAACGGCAACGGAGGGAGCCTTCCCTTTTTCGTCTTTAACCCTGTTTTTCTTATGTTCTTTCGCCGTATTCCCCGGAAAAGCTGGTATGAAAAAGCTGTGGAACGCGTTTTCAGGGACAGGAAGCCGTGCATGGAAAAGCTGCTTTCCTTCGGTTGCGTTCGGGTGGAAAACGGTTTTCTGCACAGGGCGGCATTGCTGAACGGGCAGCTTTGCATGGAATTGGAAATACACGCGGACGGTTCCGTTCATGCAACGGTGCATGAGGAGGACGGGAAAAATATCCGGCATGCCGCCCCGGCAACGGAGGACAGGTTGCGGACAGGAACGCTCCGCAGGGAATATGAAGAAGAATTGTGGCATGTGGCGGAATGCTGCTTTGAACCTGATTTTTTCAAGGCGGCTCCTGCCCGGAGTCTCATCGCGCACATCCGGAAAGCTTACGGGGAGGAACTGGAATTCCTGTGGAGGAAGTTTCCGGGGAACGCAGTAGTGCGCCGGAAGGATACGGAGAAATGGTACGCCGCTTTTCTGGCTGTGCCGCGGTTGAAGCTGGGGGGAAGTTCACGGGAACGGGTTGAGGTGTTGAACCTGCGGGTTTGTCCCGGTGAATCCGGGGGGCTTGTGGATCATCGCAGCCGTTTTCCGGCCTACCATATGAATAAGAAAAACTGGGTGAGCTTTTGCCTGGATGGAACTGTTCCCTTTGAGGAACTGGCTGCGCGCCTGGAAACCAGCCGGAGGCTTGCCGGAAAGTAAGTTCCTCCGGGGCGGGATGCCGGGAGGAACCGCTTTCCCCCTTCTGGCCGGATGGCCGGGAAGGGGGTCTTGACCCGGAAAGAGAAGGAGCCTACAGTAAAGGCATGAACATAGAGGAAAAAGCTCTGTCCACCTTCCGCACGGCGCCCTGGCGCCACAACTGCGCCCAGGCTGTCTGCGCGGCTCTGGGCAGGGAGGATTTGCTGGAAACCGTCTCCGCTTGCGGTACCGGAAAGGCTCCGGACGGCCTGTGCGGCGCGCTTTACGGGGCGCTGCTCTGTACGCCCGTGGAATCCAGGGAGGAGCTGAGGCGGCGGTTTGTGGAAAAGCTGGGTTATTCCTATTGCAGGGAATTGAAAAAAGAGGGGGCCGTGCCATGCCGGGATTGCGTTGCCGCTGCGGCGGTTCTGGCTTTTAACTTGAGGGAGTGAACGCAGAATGACACTGCCGGATTCATGGTTTTTCATGAAAAAAGAGTCTATTGGAATGAAACCAAATAGAATAACATCATGAAAAAATTGATCTATATGATAGCGGCAGCGGCCGTTGCGATTCCGGTGGTAGCCCTGGCCCAGGGAGCCTGCGGCAGCGGCTCCTGCTCCAAGGGAGACAAGGATATGGCTGAAGCCAAAGAGCACATGAAAGAAGGCGCCAAGGCCGCCAAAGACGCCGCCTCCGAAAAAATGAAGGAAGGCAAGCAGGCTGCCAAGGACGCTTACGAGAAGGGCAAGGAAGCCGCCAGGGATGCTTATCAGGACACCCGGGACGCCGTTGACCATGCGGCGGACAGGGCTGCCGATAAGGCCGAGGCCGTAGGTGACGCCGTGAAAAACGGTTAATTCAAATGATCGACAATAAAAATATTTGCTTATTATGTGCGAATCCAAAGATCATATGAATAAAGGCTGCGGATGTGCGAACAATGCCGCTTCCGGAAAAATGGAGGAAGGCAAGCACAAGATGAAGGAGGCCTGCGAAAAAGGCAAGGAAGCCGTCAAGGACATGGCTGAGAGCGTGCGCGACAAGGCCAAATCCATGATGGACAAGGATAAGAATTCTTAGTCCCGGCGGCGGTTGAAGCAAGCCGTTTCCCATTCCTCCTCCCGTATGCGGGAATGGTCTCCCCTTGTCCGGATTTCCGGGCGAGGGGATTTTTTATGCAGGCCGGTCTTCCGGGGGAGGGCTGTCCTGTTCCACGGTTTGGAGGGCATGCAGGCTGATTTTATGCCTTTTGCATAATTCCGCCACCCGGCCGCGTTCCAGCAAAATAGTCTTGCCCGCTTCCAGGGCGATCTGCCTGACGCCGCATTCCGCGCACGTTTCAATGGTGACGGGGCCGACGGTGGGGATGTCAAAACGCATGTCGTGCCCCAGACGGGCCACTTTGGCCAGCGTGGCCGGTTTGCCGTTGCCCAGTTTCCCGCCGCGCCGTATGCAGTTGTTGGTGCCTTCAATCGCTTCCACGGCGATGACGGTGCCGCCGTGCACGATAACGGACTGCCCGATGTGGAGGCGGCTGATTTCCTTGGCCACCTGCATGCCGAAGCGGGCATCCTCCCATTGTTCAGGCGTGGGAAGCGGTCCGGCGATATGCCCCGGCTGCGGCATGTGCTCCTCCATGTAGGTGGAGGCCGGGAGGATGGTGAACCCTTCCTTTTCCGCTTCCGTGATGACGGCCCCAAGCAGGGAGTCCGCATTCTTTTCCGGCATGCGCATCAATACGGAAAGGGCGCGGAGATCCGGGCGGAGGGAGAGAATGTTCTTCGGATTGATGCCGCCGGCCATGATGACGTTCCTGACGCCGTGCTTTTTCAGGAAGGAAAACGGCTTGCTTATCTGGCCCACGCTGAATTCCTGGTAAGCGTCGCACAGGGGGATGACGGCGGGGTTGGTTTCCCCCTTGAACCCTACGGCCACGATACGCAATTCCGGCGTCCGGCGGCGTGCGCCCCGGACAATATATTCCGGATAAACGCCGTCTCCGGCTACCAGGCCTAATACGGGCGGGTCTGTTGTCATGCGGCGTGAAGCTGGGGGAACGGTGCTGGTTACAGGTATTCCGGGCGCTGGAGCAATTCCGCCACGCGCTTGAGCAGGCGTCCGATGTCCGCTCCGTCCACCACGCGGTGGTCTCCCGTAGCCACGATGTTGGCCTTGGAGATGGGAATGAACGCCTCCACTTCGTCACTCCAGACCGGGGTTTTGGTGACGGCTCCCACCCCCAGGATAATGGATTCGCTGGGCATGGGCATGGGCGCGGCAAAAGTGAGGCCGAAGCCGCCGAAGTTGGTGACCGTGGCGATGCCCCCCGTGCTGTCTTCCGGCGCCAGCCTGCGGCGGCGCGCCTGGGCAATCAGCCTGTTATAGTCTTCCAGCAGTTCTTCCATCGTCCGTTCGTTCACGCGGCGCAGCACGGGAACCATGACGCCGTCCGCCACCTGGGCGGCGATGCCGATGTCAATCGTTTTGGGAGAAAGAATGTTTTCCCCCACCAGGTAGCCGGCGCATTCCGGGCTTTCCGCCAGGGCCAGGGCCAGGGCGCGGGCAAAGTACAGGGTGATGCCGGGCCGCAGCGGGGAATTTTGCCTGTGCTTGATGAGAGGATCCATGAATACGGGGCGCCCGGCGGAGGCCAGGGGACGCGTCCAGCTGCGGCGCATGGCGTCCGCCACGGCCAGCCGCATGGATGAGGCCTTGCGGTTCGGCCATTGGCTGACATATTCCAGGAATTCCTCCAGGTCGTCAATGGTGACGCGCCCGCCCGCCCCGGAACCGGAGATGAAAGCGATGTCGGAGGCTCTCATGCCCAATTCATCCATGCGCGCCTTCATCCGGGGGGACATGTAATGCGCGCCCTTCATGCCGGCGGGTACGGGAAGGCCGCGCACGCTGGGCTGGACTTTCAGGTCCGTGCCGTTTTCCTGGTAGGATTCCCCCGTCACTCCGAAATGGACGCCCGCGGGTTGTTCCTCCCGGGGAGGGGCGGAGGGCGCGGCCTGGGGAACGGATTCCGGACTGGCTGGAAGGGACGGCTGGGTGGAGTCTCCGGCCGGAGTCGCTCCGGAACGCTCAATTTCCTCTTCCGTGGCCTCAATCATGGCCATGCAGGCGCCGACCACGACGGATTCCCCTTCCTTGATGAACACATCGCTCAGGATGCCGCCGCACATGGTGGTGACCCCCATGGTGGCCTTGTTGGTTTCTACCTCAAAGATTTCCTGGTCGGCTTCTACGGTATCGCCCTGGGCCGCCAGCAGGCGCAGCACGGTGGCTTCCGCAATGGAATCCCCGAGCTGGGGCATCAGAATGGGTACTTTAGGCATGATGGAAACTGGGTTGAATCAAATGGATAAAAGATGGCGGATGGAGGCGGCGATGGATTCCAGCGTGGGGCGGTGCGCCTTCCAGAGGTTGGGGTGCTGGGGGATGGGGGTATCCCGCGCGTTGAGCCTCTGGGGCGGAGCGTCCAGCAGGTGGAAGCCTTCCGCGACAATGCGCGAAACAACCTCCGCCGTGACGCCGCCCCACGGAAAGTCTTCCCCGACGACCAGGACGCGGCCGGTGCGCGCTACGGAGGCGATGACGGTATCCATGTCCAGCGGGCGCACCGTCCGGAGATCCACGACCTCCACTTCATAGCCGCTTTCCTTTTCAAGCAGGTCTGCCGCGCGCACGGCTTCCGGCACCATGGCGCTGTACGCCACCACGGTGGCGTGCTTCCCCGTGCGGGCGATCCTGGCCATGCCGAACGGGATGGCCGGGGCTTCCCGGTAGTTGTCCTCCGCCTTCAGCCAGCGGTACAGGAATTTGTGTTCCAGAAAAATGACGGGGTCCG
This region of Akkermansia muciniphila genomic DNA includes:
- a CDS encoding MmcQ/YjbR family DNA-binding protein, which gives rise to MFFRRIPRKSWYEKAVERVFRDRKPCMEKLLSFGCVRVENGFLHRAALLNGQLCMELEIHADGSVHATVHEEDGKNIRHAAPATEDRLRTGTLRREYEEELWHVAECCFEPDFFKAAPARSLIAHIRKAYGEELEFLWRKFPGNAVVRRKDTEKWYAAFLAVPRLKLGGSSRERVEVLNLRVCPGESGGLVDHRSRFPAYHMNKKNWVSFCLDGTVPFEELAARLETSRRLAGK
- a CDS encoding MBL fold metallo-hydrolase, giving the protein MNILFLGTGTSTGVPQIGCSCAVCTSPDPRNRRLRSSVYVEAAGARLLLDSSPDLRQQALREHITDVDAVLYTHAHVDHVGGFDDLRAFCWRRSGGLPMYASPMTVDALRTMYGWAFVPKPGRSGYVRPEPHEVTAPFRVGNVLATPLPVLHAGVETYAYLLEAEGRSLVYMPDVKSIPEPSLERMKGVDLLIIDGLRYHLHPTHMCLEETLAAIAAVRPRRAVLTHLSHDMDYGILSGKLPENVMPAYDGLRLSLP
- a CDS encoding alpha-ketoacid dehydrogenase subunit beta, which produces MSVTYIDAIHDAQKDLLTEDRDVFLYGQDIGVFGGAFKATKGLKELFPDRVIDSPISEDAMAGMVTGAAVMGKKPIMEIQFADFSTIAFNQIVNMAATHYYRTGVPANITVRLPCGGTPGTGPFHSQSLEALFAHYPGLHVMTPATVADAYWMLRQAVEIPDPVIFLEHKFLYRWLKAEDNYREAPAIPFGMARIARTGKHATVVAYSAMVPEAVRAADLLEKESGYEVEVVDLRTVRPLDMDTVIASVARTGRVLVVGEDFPWGGVTAEVVSRIVAEGFHLLDAPPQRLNARDTPIPQHPNLWKAHRPTLESIAASIRHLLSI
- a CDS encoding WecB/TagA/CpsF family glycosyltransferase — translated: MTIPDNSDRPGARIPSETRNVFGFSVAVSSVEEMSAALAERALEAEAPFLVAAADVHVVTRGVHDRDYGNMLERMDVICPDGMPVVWKLNRGLSPGEREACRVSGPDLMEALVRLNVQYPGLRHFLLGGDEKLLKALSGALKEKYPGFQLAGAYSPPFRPWTEEDLAHMRKAVASSGANVVWVGLGCPKQERWMAEQRELLPPAVYVGVGAAFAFHAGTVKRAPRWMQKNGLEWLYRIYREPGRLLRRYVKHNSLFVWYVLTGR
- a CDS encoding LpxI family protein, which codes for MTTDPPVLGLVAGDGVYPEYIVRGARRRTPELRIVAVGFKGETNPAVIPLCDAYQEFSVGQISKPFSFLKKHGVRNVIMAGGINPKNILSLRPDLRALSVLMRMPEKNADSLLGAVITEAEKEGFTILPASTYMEEHMPQPGHIAGPLPTPEQWEDARFGMQVAKEISRLHIGQSVIVHGGTVIAVEAIEGTNNCIRRGGKLGNGKPATLAKVARLGHDMRFDIPTVGPVTIETCAECGVRQIALEAGKTILLERGRVAELCKRHKISLHALQTVEQDSPPPEDRPA
- a CDS encoding 2-oxo acid dehydrogenase subunit E2, which codes for MPKVPILMPQLGDSIAEATVLRLLAAQGDTVEADQEIFEVETNKATMGVTTMCGGILSDVFIKEGESVVVGACMAMIEATEEEIERSGATPAGDSTQPSLPASPESVPQAAPSAPPREEQPAGVHFGVTGESYQENGTDLKVQPSVRGLPVPAGMKGAHYMSPRMKARMDELGMRASDIAFISGSGAGGRVTIDDLEEFLEYVSQWPNRKASSMRLAVADAMRRSWTRPLASAGRPVFMDPLIKHRQNSPLRPGITLYFARALALALAESPECAGYLVGENILSPKTIDIGIAAQVADGVMVPVLRRVNERTMEELLEDYNRLIAQARRRRLAPEDSTGGIATVTNFGGFGLTFAAPMPMPSESIILGVGAVTKTPVWSDEVEAFIPISKANIVATGDHRVVDGADIGRLLKRVAELLQRPEYL